From the genome of Rathayibacter sp. VKM Ac-2804:
TCGACCAGCGTGGAGGCGGGGCTCAGCCCGGGCGGGTCATCGACATGACGTCGAGGGCGCTGTCCAGCTGCGCCTCCGTCACCTCGCCGCGCTCGACGAAGCCGAGGTCGACGACGGACTCGCGGACGGTGATGCCCTTCGCGACCGAGTTCTTCGCGACCTTGGCGGCGGCCTCGTAGCCGATCACCTTGTTCAGCGGCGTGACGATCGAGGGCGAGGACTCGGCGAGGGCGCGCGCGTGCTCGACATTGGCCTCGAGGCCGTCGATCGTCTTGTCGGCGAGCAGGGTCGCGGAGGCGGTGAGCAGGCGGATCGACTCGAGCAGCGCAGTGCCCATCACGGGGATGGCCACATTGAGCTCGAAGGCACCGGAGGCGCCGGCCCAGGCGATGGTCGCGTCGTTGCCGATCACGCGGGCGCAGACCATCAGGACCGCCTCCGGGATCACCGGGTTCACCTTGCCGGGCATGATCGACGAGCCGGGCTGGAGGTCCGGGATGCTCAGCTCGCCCAGACCGGTGTTCGGGCCGGAGCCCATCCAGCGCAGGTCGTTGTTGATCTTGGTCAGGCTGACCGCGAGCACGCGGAGCGCACCGGACGCCTCGACGAGCGAGTCGCGGGCGCCCTGCGCCTCGAAGTGGTTGCGCGCCTCGGTGACGGGCAGGCCGGTCTCCTCGGCGAGGCGGGCGATGACCTTCGCCGGGAAGCCGGCGGGCGTGTTGATGCCGGTGCCCACGGCGGTGCCGCCGAGCGGGACCTCCGCGACGCGGGGGAGGGCGGACTGCACGCGCTCGATGCCGAGGCGGATCTGCGCGGCGTAGCCGCCGAACTCCTGGCCGAGGGTGACGGGCGTCGCGTCCATCAGGTGCGTGCGGCCGGCCTTGACGACCTCGGCCCACAGCTCGGCCTTCGTCTCGAGGGCCTCGGCGAGGTGCTCGAGAGAGGGAACCAGGTCCTGGATCAGCGCGCCCGTCACGGCGACGTGCACCGAGGTGGGGAAGACGTCGTTCGAGGACTGCGAGGCGTTGACGTGGTCGTTCGGGTGCACTGTGCGGCCGAGCGCGGTGGTCGCGAGGGTGGCGAGCACCTCGTTCATGTTCATGTTCGACGACGTGCCGGAGCCGGTCTGGTAGACGTCGATCGGGAAGTGCTCGCCGTAGCCGCCGCCGACGACCAGGTCGGCCGCGTCGGCGATCGAGCGGGCGATCTCGCCGTCGAGGACGCCGAGGTCCGCGTTCACGAGGGCCGCGGCCTTCTTGATCCGGGCGAGGGCCGCGATCTGGGCGGGCTCGAGGCCGGCGCCGGAGATCGGGAAGTTCTCGACCGCGCGCTGCGTCTGCGCGGCGTAGAGCGCGTCGCGCGGGACGCGGACCTCGCCCATGGTGTCGTGCTCGATGCGGAAGGCGTCGGTCGCGCCGGAGTCGGTCGGGGAGGTGTCCACCACGCTGTGTTCGTCCTGTTCTGTTCGGTTCATCGGTTCGGTGAGGTCGGGTCGGTCGTCCGCGGCCGGCTACTCGGCGGCCGGAGCGGTCGCGTCGGGGCTCGAGACGCTCTGGAGCGGGCTCGAAGTGCGCTCCTGCTCGGAGCGGTAGGGGCTCATCTGCGGCGGGTCGATGCCGAGGACCACGTCGGAGTCGACGGTGCCGTCGGACAGGCGGTAGTTGGCGCCGACGACGGCGAGCTCTCCCGCGGCGACCGCGTCGGCGATGAGCGGGGAGCGCTGCAGCAGCTCGGCGACGGTGTCGCGGAGGTGCTCGCGGCCGACCGCGAGGGTGTCGGTCGTGGACGGGTCGACGAGCACCCGGCCGTCGGGCTGCGGGCCGACGATGCGGCGGACGGCCGGGATGATCGGCTCAATCAGGTGCTCGATGTGCGGGGGGAGCCGCTCGGCGCCGGGCGCCTGCGACTGGATCGCGGCCTTGACCGCTCCGCACTCGTCGTGCCCGAGGACGAGGATCAGCTTCACGCCGAGCACGGCGACGCCGTACTCGAGCGAGCCGATGATCGAGTCGGCGATGACCTGGCCGGCGTTGCGGACGACGAAGAGGTCGCCGAGGCCGAGGTCGAAGATGATCTCGGCGGCGAGACGGGAGTCGCTGCAGCCGAAGAGCGCGGCGAGCGGCTTCTGCTCGGCGGCGAGCTCGTTGCGGCGCTCGACGTCCTGGCGGGGATGGCGGGGCTCACCGGCGACGAAGCGCTGGTTTCCGCGCAGCATCTCCTTCCAGACCCACGACGGCGGGCGCGATTCGCGCGCGACGGCGATGCTCTGCGGGACCTCGTGCTGGGGGCTCGACGGATCGAAGCTCAACGGGACTCCTCCTGGCCGATCTGCGGGGTGATGGCGTCGACGACCTGGCGGATCTCGTCCGTCGGCGCCGTGCCGTAGACGAGGTAGGTGCTGCCACCGGCCGTCGTCTCGAGAGCGTAGGGGCTGTTGCCGGTCTCGCCCGCCCCGTCGCGGTGGTCGTAGACCGTCCACTCGCGGCCGTCGATCTGCTCGACGCCCGTCGCGGCGGCGCTGTCGAGCTGGCCGGAGACCCAGCGCTCGTCGGCGTCGAAGCCCTGGCTGACGCCGATGTAGCCGTTCTTCGGCGTGATCAGGCCGACGTACCAGTACTCGACGCCGGCGTCCTCGCGCAGCTCGGCCGCGTTCGAGGACCAGGAGTCGGGCATGTCGGGCGCGGCGAGCGTCTCGCTCTCGCCGAGCTGGAACTGGGCGGCGACCGCCGGCACGTCGACCGGGTCGCGCACGGTGCCTTCGCCCCGGGGGACGATCAGGACGATCAGCGCGACCACGCCGACCGTCGCGAGCAGCGAGAACACGAGGTTGTTGACGGTCTTGCGCTGGCGGTAGAGCCGGCTGTTCTCGGCTTTGCGGGCCGCGGTCTCGGCGGCGGTCTCGGGCCGGCCGAGCTCGGCGACGACGCGGGGCGGCTTCTGGCGGCTCATCCGGCGCTCGATCCGCCGGCGGCCGACCCGCCCGAGCGGGCGGCGTCGAGCCGGGCGCGCGCGCCGATCAGCCACTCCTCGCAGCGGGCCGCGAGCGCCTCGCCGCGCTCCCAGAGGGCGAGCGAGCGCTCGAGGGTGGAGCTGCCCTGCTCGAGCTCGGAGACGACGCGGACGAGCTCGTCGCGCGCCTGCTCGTAGCTGAAGCCCGAGACGTCGCTCTCGCCGGACGGGGCGGGGTCGCTCGACTGCACGGCGGGGGAGTCGGTGCGGGCGTCGGCCATGGGGGTGATCCTATCGATCGGGGCTGCGAGGAGGGGCGCGGGAGGGTGGGTGCGGGCTGCTCAGCCGCGGCCGGCGGGATCGGCCGCGGGGCCGGTCGAGCGGGCGGCGACGGCGCCCTCGGCGAGCGTGAGCACGAGCGCCTCGCCCTCCGCCGCGTCCTGCGGCGCGCGGACCACGTG
Proteins encoded in this window:
- a CDS encoding carbonic anhydrase, producing the protein MLRGNQRFVAGEPRHPRQDVERRNELAAEQKPLAALFGCSDSRLAAEIIFDLGLGDLFVVRNAGQVIADSIIGSLEYGVAVLGVKLILVLGHDECGAVKAAIQSQAPGAERLPPHIEHLIEPIIPAVRRIVGPQPDGRVLVDPSTTDTLAVGREHLRDTVAELLQRSPLIADAVAAGELAVVGANYRLSDGTVDSDVVLGIDPPQMSPYRSEQERTSSPLQSVSSPDATAPAAE
- a CDS encoding exodeoxyribonuclease VII small subunit; this encodes MADARTDSPAVQSSDPAPSGESDVSGFSYEQARDELVRVVSELEQGSSTLERSLALWERGEALAARCEEWLIGARARLDAARSGGSAAGGSSAG
- a CDS encoding class II fumarate hydratase, yielding MVDTSPTDSGATDAFRIEHDTMGEVRVPRDALYAAQTQRAVENFPISGAGLEPAQIAALARIKKAAALVNADLGVLDGEIARSIADAADLVVGGGYGEHFPIDVYQTGSGTSSNMNMNEVLATLATTALGRTVHPNDHVNASQSSNDVFPTSVHVAVTGALIQDLVPSLEHLAEALETKAELWAEVVKAGRTHLMDATPVTLGQEFGGYAAQIRLGIERVQSALPRVAEVPLGGTAVGTGINTPAGFPAKVIARLAEETGLPVTEARNHFEAQGARDSLVEASGALRVLAVSLTKINNDLRWMGSGPNTGLGELSIPDLQPGSSIMPGKVNPVIPEAVLMVCARVIGNDATIAWAGASGAFELNVAIPVMGTALLESIRLLTASATLLADKTIDGLEANVEHARALAESSPSIVTPLNKVIGYEAAAKVAKNSVAKGITVRESVVDLGFVERGEVTEAQLDSALDVMSMTRPG
- a CDS encoding DUF4245 domain-containing protein, with the translated sequence MSRQKPPRVVAELGRPETAAETAARKAENSRLYRQRKTVNNLVFSLLATVGVVALIVLIVPRGEGTVRDPVDVPAVAAQFQLGESETLAAPDMPDSWSSNAAELREDAGVEYWYVGLITPKNGYIGVSQGFDADERWVSGQLDSAAATGVEQIDGREWTVYDHRDGAGETGNSPYALETTAGGSTYLVYGTAPTDEIRQVVDAITPQIGQEESR